A single region of the Anoplolepis gracilipes chromosome 1, ASM4749672v1, whole genome shotgun sequence genome encodes:
- the Rbcn-3a gene encoding dmX-like protein 2 isoform X4, giving the protein MNCHQILSGACNAGDRCYAVGSVEGISFTAYAAGCNIVILANNFERVQIIPGAVHNYIRISCLDCSTDTGKIAAAYENQVCIFEPTPLIHSTCSHQLEYRWVQTGSLQTESNITSLSWNLEGTRLLTGGELLQLWHQNIMPFQEEHTTKPKTLQTEEVGTTGNNHNVTANTSQDPGTVTFSIGGEAESPGPGDTLAANDPGGWNCVWKCRTATPVHLMSFSPDGTLFATTGMNDRLVKIWFENKQFFPTKSIDHTSFSQSVGSDNFSFVYVAHPRAVTHLSWRKTSKYMPKGSVSNMLVTSCRDNICRVWTETIPPEIEGLANMSQFEGSDRHGHHGKHRHHNMHKHRFMQRLKHMKTCFHIRRHAKQQHQAGHTAPTLPTLPSTYSVHDFHNNYQTSGHYPGMHFHLAASINAETDIPLVPSLITGDPEREPNFILHWLNNKEMHFTMQAENILQELTRKVVEKEEGLQHQEHTEQVEHDSEDECTPKKGIRLQTIQKPAVGGRSMSQEDHSSDEHHTAHTTSSHHSLAHSVHSHPSLSNTTSINSIATDATSTMNHAPDSLDTKIETLLRDWHHNPDLLFSIHPIDGSFLIWHIEWLDEYHPGSFRQAQISFSTRIPNAFPLGDASTMSHNVSMYSHNTGGPLLNIREVAKSSTKSNEPNEVVTPLPSLIEQDEEQSTLTSKAGQELLKNIESTDDQNQTKAEANAENNKNGHEADLLAHPSPIVSMVSKHSNGTLNLWQLTFADKTKFSQVLSIGHACRASGHRFRVNDITCHPVLPLLVTTSHHNIPEFSGAQSTESNENVSGKHDTSKNKDIMSPTGFCSELILWRVDAVGPLSKSGGVSELARINSPEISAFSNVAWIPTLLPSTTLGNLSNSPSACFVASDGECLRVYQAVIDARTLLAEVSISERRSRMMDSMASLSTDMSSDDGVRHSIHDRIKIVSQQSTARPGCVIQLDAIADATHDWQNTQFLHVFQEQLITGERSDEKQPGVDMSANDLGLMESTLDAMVDLQQSAIFEEPFYIVVLERTQQGTTVHMWRLVIASQPETSGLSGSMMYVPDSHLVQDEDDEGTPGRLSHVEGRRSRRASQTGGRSRRESQADLDSTFLPRRHQNSHVLITTTKVCTQELPLPDGVEVIHAAPAAGHLSSSSIYPACFAPYIIVTACSDSTVRFWKCKVTKRPDDKLDYEWCEWEMIRKDQESTIDITGQPLNISAAYSGRIACAYKYGKSFTRPTKNDPDSRYVNLCVAIYECESTGGSEWILEDTIHLKNIHLPRIPVDQHLDLSYLYDSRFLQKKQRLTQVLQTLSHEDIRSSRNGENGDSTKSNAGLLAVPSFSTLQSLRKSIIENGNTCPLTQKHLVQLDWVSKEDGSHILTVGVGSKIMLFTPVCSDLAQANMKAMKESQSNNRPILRKTSSLAQPQFVDEIRWMKLRKIELTTADGLPPLPMQISWVRDGILVVGMDSEMHVYSQWKPNPRNDCFHSNLQHQESDEFQASRNLRDEDLRTLAHETSQRRLANVSSMPHLSRVSSINLTMLDAKKKRGIQNENLSFDYMPDYGLFEASRIACPVLPQYHPKQLMELLNSGKIRWVKAILAHLVRCIGSSCSLRADDENLVKQRNWSRSRTMSVSYVGTTSPLEPRGSTTQIPEELTLDYAEITSISPLPLWTLLMADKETNLPHQQSEDKHDYNELFDSNLDEGDSLDDMLEEDYECSRQKDRRSSVPERQGISHFGPRQGRLLSRLLTHTHLPGLSSLDQMHLLALADTVSTCNVDFAERFAIDAAKNAIAKENLTGIPDGETVSTDSLDDCGLRFLLAMKHYNYLIRCLPLAQRAQFQKQGIASNNLVWAFHSESEEELLGLIPSYAKGQPKWSVLKELGVGWWIRSNTVLKKCVEKIAKAAFQFNQDPLDAAIYYLAMKKKNLVWGLFRNKRDDRMTTFFANNFAENRWRKAALKNAFALLGKQRFDHAAAFFLLAGALKDAIDVCLNKLNDIQLAMVIARLYENDTSSPNMRRLLYEEILGCDKDGQNQDMSKVHPDPFLRSMALWLLKDYSGSLNTLLLTNVGHMHPQYNDESDKPEGTTANPNVFNFYVYLRTHPLLIRQYIASTAQDKKKGHSVVISGFSYGTETKSQPDKQLMLEDTITPLERQLYFTTAHAHFKAGCPALALEVLSKLPNKVMETNGEDSPSLLNSPSKSRAQDAQIDTGIINWGSEANGVSNNKEAAASLDWNSSSFDWSQSAGRVEDKLELNWDDDDDAGDGEDADSPPMTMKFDKKEPDNAYNLENDNNVAKSAGQLDIMAQQLKFVACLKILMEELSTLATGFEVDGGQLRYQLYVWLEREVDALRQLCSYSTNADGDVNNVTEYEGGMVDDVPPYKPGEQPTLHQILVAEKLDFEAKVQRAVKRKKWLKANETLLRTLLSYCSLHGASGGGLASVRMELVLLLQELQQEKTQQQLLSPLPFPTTLPLLSASVACNKTVVADPVRHLQSLAHDMLQTLVELRNPPMPNRNTHYCEVFIMRDLAVALSACIYQSLCDSDTFVMKHHQPESFPTVTEVETSSGGHLVASNRYHRRYSTDDGVCITTSPAKWPGVTNLRALLAREKDEDTPKLNILLCEAFVATYMSLFIYALSSCDSHILYRLVGQHFDNNTWSSLFGGGVKKLLRVASTTSSQGGNTNSVERTDSVTSEIQSTASGMWNTMTSLTKQRVKLNMKLLGQFTGQQPNMKEDKPTYREQFVSPQMSMISYFLMKPRIETEYAEEIDYDSSDSAVSDLDSTDDEEDVFDTSSKPKNKPKDNTEHSNSNSYSWSVMRLAIVKILQQQLQDFLNIAGIEMQELPVSSPLIHGTLGIVAQWQDSLREELELRGPPSATYIPGCAPDPSPTPGKPAIHKYRSLLEKGNTPFNTRLASAAPTNRLWCYLVRQELVQDIFIRAVFGKRRSLSTILENSQSVVDSVHRGTGEDKGSDSGTTSLPEPVRIIHKEQDSISAFCLNQVNPGLMALATPREVQEMNISLLLELPSWLEDECEFDIINLTKQPDPEPVQPTSFLVIQTAADRPLLAQSPQANSPQPHSGIASQSGRGASVMKGMPAFPGSHDLRFCQFVADRSKHLLKPILKHKIDGIRRISSHPLLPLYLTGSQDGSVSLWEWGHQTAVATPRAPGTFAKVTRVRFSQHGNKFGVADSDGHLSLFQVACREGTARPFFTYQCHSKVTSDFVFLGACSLVATAGHGSEGRNVALWDTLLPQNKSLVQGFMCHEQGASALILAPQHQLLISGGKKGDINIFDVRQRQQRHRFQAHESAIKCLALDPHEEFFVSGAGDGDIKIWGLTVHSLLYSFPGEHPRSSFFKNIGQGVTQLHVDSAGRLFSCGADGSMKVRQLPERDCVIQTLY; this is encoded by the exons ATGAATTGTCATCAGATATTGAGCGGCGCCTGCAATGCAGGCGATCGCTGTTACGCCGTTGGCTCCGTTGAGGGAATCTCCTTCACC GCATATGCAGCTGGTTGCAATATTGTGATCTTGGCCAACAACTTTGAACGAGTTCAAATAATTCCTGGGGCTGTACATAATTACATTAGAATCAGTTGTCTGGACTGTAGTACAGATACAGGAAAAATTGCTGCAGCGTATGAAAATCAAGTGTGCATTTTTGAGCCAACACCACTTATACACAGCACTTGTTCACat caATTAGAATATAGATGGGTTCAAACAGGTAGTCTGCAAACAGAATCGAACATTACCTCTTTATCATGGAATTTAGAAGGAACAAGATTATTGACAGGTGGCGAATTGTTACAATTATGGCATCAAAATATCATGCCATTTCAAGAAGAACACA CTACAAAGCCGAAAACATTACAAACAGAAGAAGTCGGCACAACTGGAAACAATCATAATGTTACTGCAAATACTTCTCAGGATC CTGGCACGGTGACATTTTCAATTGGAGGAGAAGCTGAGAGTCCTGGGCCTGGGGACACATTGGCTGCAAATGATCCAGGTGGATGGAATTGTGTGTGGAAATGCCGTACTGCTACACCAGTTCATCTTATGAGTTTTAGTCCTGATGGTACTTTATTCGCAACAACGGGAATGAATGATAGATTGGTGAAAATATGGTTTGAAAACAAGCAAT TTTTTCCAACAAAAAGCATAGATCATACAAGTTTTTCTCAGTCTGTAGGCAGTGACAATTTTAGTTTCGTTTATGTTGCCCACCCACGCGCTGTAACACATCTTTCTTGGCGCAAGACAAGTAAATATATGCCAAA AGGTTCCGTATCTAATATGTTGGTTACCTCGTGTCGCGATAACATTTGTCGAGTGTGGACAGAAACAATACCACCTGAAATTGAAGGACTAGCTAATATGAGTCAATTTGAAGGCTCTGACAGACATGGTCATCATGGCAAACATCGTCATCATAATATGCACAAACATCGATTTATGCAACGGCTGAAACATATGAA AACATGTTTTCATATTCGGCGACATGCTAAACAGCAGCATCAGGCTGGTCATACTGCGCCTACCTTACCAACGCTTCCATCTACGTATTCTGTACatgattttcataataattatcaaacttCTGGTCATTATCCTGGAATGCATTTCCATTTGGCAGCCAGTATCAACGCAGAAACTG ATATACCGCTAGTACCAAGCTTAATTACCGGAGATCCTGAAAGAGAACcgaattttatcttacattgGTTAAATAACAAAGAAATGCACTTTACCATGCAAGCCGAAAACATATTGCAGGAATTGACTCGTAAAGTAGTCGAAAAAGAGGAAGGCTTACAGCATCAAGAACATACTGAACAAGTAGAACATGATTCTGAAGATGAATGTACACCAA AAAAGGGAATTCGGCTGCAAACAATTCAGAAACCAGCAGTTGGTGGGCGATCAATGAGTCAAGAAGATCATAGTAGTGATGAACACCATACTGCACATACTACTTCGTCTCATCACAGTTTGGCGCACAGTGTGCACTCTCATCCGAGTCTCAg CAATACAACCTCCATTAATTCGATAGCGACAGATGCAACATCCACTATGAATCACGCGCCAGATTCATTAGATACAAAGATAGAAACATTGCTACGCGACTGGCATCATAATCCAGATTTGCTGTTCTCAATTCATCCGATAGACGGGAGCTTTTTGATTTGGCATATCGAATGGTTGGACGAGTATCATCCTGGATCTTTTCGACAAGCGCAGATTTCTTTTTCCACTCGTATTCCGAACGCATTCCCACTTGGCGACGCATCGACAATGAGCCACAATGTATCGATGTATTCTCACAATACCGGTGGGCCGTTATTAAATATCCGCGAAGTTGCAAAATCGTCGACAAAATCAAACGAACCCAACGAAGTCGTGACTCCTTTACCCAGCCTTATAGAACAAGACGAGGAGCAATCCACTTTAACATCGAAAGCTGGTCAAGagctattgaaaaatatagaaagtaCAGACGATCAGAATCAAACGAAAGCCGAGGCTAATGcggagaataataaaaatgggcACGAAGCAGATTTATTGGCTCATCCTAGTCCGATTGTTTCCATGGTGTCAAAGCACTCGAACGGTACTTTGAATTTGTGGCAGTTGACGTTTGcggataaaacaaaattttcacaaGTATTGAGCATAGGACACGCGTGTAGAGCTTCCGGACACCGCTTTCGTGTAAACGACATCACGTGTCATCCCGTCTTACCTTTACTTGTGACAACCTCTCATCATAATATACCCGAATTTTCTGGTGCACAATCAACGGAATCTAATGAAAACGTTAGTGGTAAGCATGACACCTCGAAGAATAAGGATATCATGTCGCCTACCGGCTTTTGCAGCGAACTGATATTATGGCGAGTAGACGCAGTGGGGCCCTTGTCGAAGAGCGGCGGAGTTTCCGAATTGGCGCGTATTAATTCACCTGAGATATCAGCGTTCAGTAATGTAGCTTGGATTCCGACACTACTGCCAAGCACGACGCTGGGTAATCTATCTAATTCTCCTAGTGCTTGTTTTGTAGCTAGCGACGGAGAATGCTTAAGAGTCTATCAGGCTGTCATTGACGCTAGAACATTACTGGCGGAAGTGTCCATCAGCGAGAGAAGGAGCCGAATGATGGATTCCATGGCCAGTCTCTCGACGGATATGTCATCGGATGATGGTGTCAGACATTCGATTCACGATAGAATAAAGATAGTGTCTCAACAATCAACCGCGAGACCGGGATGTGTTATACAACTGGACGCTATCGCCGATGCTACTCACGATTGGCAAAACACGCAGTTTCTTCACGTCTTTCAAGAGCAACTGATCACGGGTGAGAGAAGCGATGAGAAGCAGCCCGGTGTCGATATGTCTGCCAATGATCTGGGACTCATGGAATCCACATTGGATGCTATGGTCGATTTGCAGCAATCGGCGATTTTCGAGGAGCCGTTCTACATAGTAGTTCTGGAACGAACGCAACAGGGTACTACTGTGCATATGTGGCGATTAGTGATAGCGTCGCAACCGGAAACTTCCGGTCTATCGGGTTCGATGATGTACGTGCCAGATTCTCATCTGGTTCAGGACGAAGATGATGAGGGAACGCCTGGTAGATTAAGCCACGTGGAAGGTAGACGATCGCGCAGAGCTAGTCAAACTGGTGGTCGAAGTCGTCGTGAGAGTCAGGCCGACTTGGATTCGACATTCTTGCCTCGTCGTCATCAGAATAGCCACGTTCTCATCACTACTACGAAGGTCTGCACGCAAGAATTACCGTTGCCTGACGGAGTGGAAGTGATTCATGCTGCACCCGCGGCGGGACACTTAAGTAGTTCCTCAATATATCCCGCCTGCTTTGCGCCATACATCATTGTAACAGCGTGCAGCGACAGCACCGTACGTTTTTGGAAGTGTAAGGTGACGAAGAGGCCAGACGACAAACTCGATTACGAGTGGTGTGAGTGGGAGATGATCAGAAAGGATCAGGAATCGACTATCGACATCACTGGTCAACCGTTGAACATAAGCGCGGCCTACAGCGGACGTATCGCCTGTGCCTACAAGTATGGAAAATCATTTACGCGTCCAACGAAGAACGATCCGGATTCGCGTTACGTGAATCTCTGCGTTGCCATATACGAATGCGAGAGCACAGGAGGCAGCGAGTGGATTCTGGAAGATACGATTCATCTGAAGAATATTCATCTGCCGCGAATACCAGTGGATCAGCATTTGGATCTTAGTTATTTATACGACAGTAGATTTTTGCAGAAGAAACAACGGCTCACACAGGTATTGCAGACTCTTAGTCACGAGGATATAAGATCTTCAAGAAATGGGGAAAATGGCGATTCCACAAAGTCGAATGCTGGCCTGTTAGCAGTCCCGTCATTCAGTACGTTGCAATCTTTACGAAAATCAATCATAGAGAACGGCAACACGTGCCCTCTCACACAAAAGCATCTGGTGCAACTCGACTGGGTATCGAAAGAAGATGGCTCGCATATTCTAACTGTCGGTGTCGGTTCTAAGATTATGCTATTCACACCAGTGTGCTCGGATCTGGCGCAGGCTAATATGAAAGCAATGAAAGAATCTCAAAGCAATAACAGGCCGATACTGCGAAAGACCTCGTCTCTGGCACAACCGCAGTTTGTTGACGAAATTCGATGGATGAAATTGCGCAAGATCGAGTTAACGACGGCAGACGGTCTGCCCCCGCTACCTATGCAAATATCTTGGGTACGAGATGGCATTTTGGTTGTCGGCATGGACTCCGAAATGCACGTATATTCACAATGGAAACCAAATCCGAGAAACGACTGCTTCCATTCGAATCTACAGCATCAGGAGTCCGACGAGTTTCAAGCGAGTCGAAATCTACGTGACGAAGATTTACGCACGTTGGCGCACGAGACATCCCAGAGACGATTGGCCAATGTGTCCTCCATGCCGCATCTATCACGCGTCAGCAGCATTAATCTAACAATGTTAGACGCAAAAAAGAAGCGCGGTATACAGAATGAGAACTTGAGCTTTGACTACATGCCGGATTATGGATTGTTCGAGGCGTCGAGGATAGCTTGCCCAGTTTTACCGCAGTATCATCCCAAGCAGTTGATGGAACTGTTGAATTCGGGTAAAATTAGATGGGTAAAGGCTATATTGGCACATCTGGTACGATGTATCGGCAGTTCCTGCTCCCTGCGGGCCGACGACGAGAATCTGGTGAAGCAGCGCAATTGGTCGCGATCGAGAACGATGTCGGTGAGTTATGTGGGCACGACGTCGCCATTGGAACCGAGAGGTTCGACCACGCAGATACCGGAAGAATTGACGCTGGACTACGCGGAGATTACATCCATTTCACCCCTGCCGTTGTGGACTCTGTTAATGGCCGACAAGGAAACCAATTTGCCGCATCAGCAGAGCGAGGACAAGCATGATTACAACGAATTATTCGACAGCAATTTGGACGAGGGAGATTCGTTGGACGATATGCTCGAGGAGGATTACGAGTGTTCGCGGCAGAAGGATCGACGATCCTCGGTGCCAGAAAGGCAAGGGATATCTCACTTTGGTCCTAGACAAGGAAGATTGCTGTCGCGCCTCCTGACTCATACTCATCTTCCGGGATTATCCAGTCTAGATCAGATGCATCTGCTCGCTCTGGCGGATACCGTGTCGACGTGTAATGTCGACTTTGCGGAGAGATTTGCAATTGATGCGGCCAAGAACGCGATCGCTAAGGAAAATCTAACGGGTATCCCGGATGGCGAAACCGTCTCCACTGATTCGCTGGATGATTGTGGTCTCAGATTTCTTTTAGCAATGAAACATTACAATTATCTAATACGTTGCTTGCCGTTGGCACAACGAGCACAATTTCAGAAACAGGGAATTGCATCGAATAACCTGGTGTGGGCATTTCATTCCGAATCCGAAGAGGAGTTACTGGGATTGATTCCGTCTTATGCTAAAGGTCAACCAAAGTGGTCTGTGCTGAAAGAGCTCGGTGTTGGTTGGTGGATCAGGAGTAACACGGTGCTTAAGAAATGCGTGGAGAAAATAGCGAAGGCCGCTTTTCAGTTTAATCAAGATCCTTTAGATGCGGCTATTTATTACTTGGcgatgaagaagaagaatttAGTTTGGGGTCTATTTAGGAACAAACGGGATGACCGAATGACTACCTTTTTCGCGAATAATTTCGCTGAAAATCGATGGAGAAAGGCAGCACTGAAAAACGCTTTTGCTCTACTCGGAAAACAACGATTCGACCACGCGGCCGCGTTCTTTTTGCTGGCTGGTGCACTGAAAGATGCTATTGACGTATGCCTAAACAAACTAAATGATATTCAACTCGCAATGGTGATAGCCAGACTCTACGAGAACGACACGTCATCTCCTAATATGAGGAGATTGCTGTACGAAGAGATTTTAGGCTGCGACAAAGATGGACAAAATCAGGATATGAGTAAAGTGCATCCTGACCCATTCTTGCGTAGCATGGCTCTGTGGCTTTTGAAGGATTATTCCGGCTCTCTTAATACTTTGCTTCTGACCAATGTTGGTCATATGCACCCGCAGTATAATGATGAATCTGATAAACCAGAAGGAACGACAG CGAATCCAAAtgtcttcaatttttatgtttatcttCGTACACATCCATTGTTAATTAGACAGTATATCGCGTCTACTGCacaagataagaaaaaagggCATTCGGTGGTGATCTCAGGATTCAGTTATGGTACAGAAACTAAAAGTCAACCAGACAAACAGCTGATGTTGGAAGATACTATTACACCATTGGAAAGGCAACTGTATTTTACAACAGCACACGCACATTTCAAGGCTGGCTGTCCAGCCCTCGCTCTTGAAGTCTTATCCAAATTACCTAATAAAGTTATGGAAACAAATGGTGAAGACTCTCCAA GCTTATTAAACAGTCCAAGTAAGTCTAGAGCTCAAGATGCTCAAATAGATACTGGTATCATTAATTGGGGAAGTGAAGCCAATGgagtaagtaataataaag aaGCTGCTGCCTCTCTGGATTGGAATTCTTCGTCATTTGATTGGTCCCAAAGTGCCGGACGTGTAGAGGATAAATTAGAATTGAACTgggatgatgatgatgatgcaGGCGATGGTGAGGACGCTGATAGCCCTCCGATGACCATGAAATTTGATAAGAAAGAGCCAGATAATGCATACAACTTAGAGAATGATAACA atgtaGCAAAGTCAGCTGGTCAGTTGGATATCATGGCGCAACAACTGAAATTCGTAGCTTGCCTGAAAATCTTGATGGAGGAATTATCCACATTAGCGACTGGTTTCGAAGTAGACGGCGGTCAACTGCGATATCAACTGTATGTGTGGTTGGAACGAGAAGTAGACGCATTGAGGCAGCTGTGCAGCTACAGTACTAACGCAGACGGAGATGTGAACAACGTGACagagt acGAAGGCGGTATGGTTGATGATGTGCCGCCGTACAAGCCTGGTGAACAACCGACTTTGCATCAAATATTAGTAGCAGAAAAGTTAGACTTTGAGGCTAAAGTACAAAGAGCTGTTAAAAGGAAGAAATGGCTGAAAG CTAATGAAACATTATTAAGAACATTATTATCGTATTGTTCGTTGCACGGTGCATCGGGTGGCGGCTTAGCGTCGGTAAGAATGGAATTGGTACTCTTGCTGCAGGAATTGCAACAAGAAAAGACTCAACAGCAATTGCTCAGTCCCCTTCCTTTCCCCACTACTCTACCTTTATTAAGTGCCAGCGTTGCCTGCAATAAAACTGTCGTAGCTGATCCAGTTCGACATCTGCAG TCTCTCGCACATGACATGCTGCAGACATTGGTAGAGCTTCGAAATCCGCCGATGCCTAACAGGAATACCCATTACTGTGAAGTATTCATCATGAGAGATCTAGCAGTGGCGCTTAGTGCTTGTATCTATCAATCGCTTTGTGATTCGGACACGTTTGTTATGAAGCATCACCAGCCAGAGAG tTTCCCGACGGTCACGGAAGTAGAAACGTCTTCAGGTGGTCACTTGGTAGCTTCAAATAGGTATCATCGACGTTATTCGACGGATGACGGTGTATGCATAACTACTTCGCCTGCCAAGTGGCCGGGAGTGACAAATTTACGCGCATTGCTCGCTCGAGAAAAAGACGAGGATACTccgaaactaaatattttgctCTGCGAAGCTTTCGTGGCAACATACATGAGTCTCTTCATTTATGCTCTGTCGAGTTGTGACAGTCACATTTTGTATAGACTTGTTGGACAGCACTTTGATAATAACACGTGGTCTTCTCTCTTTGGCGGTGGAGTGAAAAAGTTGTTGCGCGTAGCGAGTACCACTAGCAGCCAG GGCGGTAACACGAATAGCGTTGAGCGGACCGATAGTGTGACGAGCGAGATCCAAAGTACCGCCAGTGGAATGTGGAATACTATGACGTCATTGACCAAACAACGCGTTAAGCTGAATATGAAACTGTTGGGACAATTTACAGGTCAACAGCCAAATATGAAGGAGGATAAACCTACGTATAGGGAACAGTTTGTTTCACCGCAAATGAGCATGATTTCCTATTTTCTCATGAAG CCACGCATAGAGACTGAATACGCGGAAGAAATTGATTACGATTCTTCTGATTCCGCGGTGTCCGATTTAGATTCTACAGACGACGAAGAAGATGTATTCGACACGAGTTCAAAGCCAAAGAACAAACCAAAGGATAATACTGAGCATAGTAATTCTAATTCGTATAGTTGGAGTGTGATGAGATTAGCGATAGTTAAAATACTTCAGCAGCAATTACAAGACTTTTTAAACATTGCTGGCATAGAGATGCAAG AATTACCCGTAAGTAGTCCGCTAATCCACGGAACACTGGGCATTGTTGCACAGTGGCAAGACTCATTGCGCGAAGAATTGGAACTTAGGGGCCCACCGTCAGCGACTTATATACCTGGATGTGCGCCGGATCCCTCTCCTACGCCTGGAAAGCCAGCAATTCACAAGTACCGATCGTTATTGGAGAAAGGAAATACTCCCTTTAA TACACGATTGGCATCCGCAGCGCCTACTAATCGTCTATGGTGTTATTTAGTTAGACAAGAATTGGTTCAGGATATTTTCATTCGCGCAGTGTTCGGGAAACGAAGATCCCTGTCGACAATACTTGAAAATAGCCAATCAGTTGTTGATAGCGTACATCGTGGAACTGGAGAAGATAAGGGTAGCGATAGTGGCACTACAAGCTTACCGGAACCAGTCAGGATCATTCATAAGGAGCAAGATAGCATCAGTGCCTTCTGTCTTAATCag GTAAACCCAGGTTTAATGGCCCTTGCTACACCTCGGGAAGTTCAAGAAATGAACATTTCCCTACTCCTAGAACTTCCATCATGGCTGGAAGACGAATGCGAATTCGATATTATCAACTTGACTAAGCAACCTGACCCAGAGCCTGTACAGCCAACCAGTTTCTTAGTTATACAG ACAGCAGCAGATCGTCCTTTACTGGCACAGAGTCCTCAAGCAAATAGTCCTCAACCTCATTCAGGTATAGCCAGTCAGAGTGGACGTGGCGCGAGTGTG ATGAAGGGGATGCCTGCTTTTCCTGGCTCCCACGACCTGCGTTTCTGTCAATTTGTTGCCGATAGGAGCAAACACTTGTTAAAGCCG ATCCTGAAACACAAAATTGACGGCATTAGAAGAATCTCTTCCCATCCGCTCTTACCGCTAT ATTTGACCGGATCGCAGGATGGCTCTGTGTCTTTATGGGAGTGGGGACATCAGACGGCAGTCGCGACTCCGAGAGCGCCTGGCACTTTCGCCAAAGTGACCCGCGTGCGATTCTCACAGCACGGCAACAAGTTCGGAGTAGCCGATTCCGATGGTCACTTGAGTCTGTTTCAAGTGGCGTGTCGGGAAGGAACGGCTCGACCATTCTTC ACTTATCAGTGTCACAGCAAAGTTACCTCAGACTTTGTCTTCCTCGGTGCGTGCAGTCTCGTGGCGACTGCCGGTCACGGCTCAGAAGGACGAAATGTAGCACTATGGGATACGTTACTTCCACAAAACAAATCTCTCGTACAAG GTTTTATGTGTCACGAGCAGGGAGCCAGCGCGTTAATCCTGGCGCCACAACATCAATTGCTGATTAGCGGCGGCAAGAAAGGcgatatcaatatatttgatGTGCGGCAACGACAACAAAGGCATAGATTCCAGGCGCACGAGTCAGCTATCAAGTGTTTGGCGCTTGATCCGCATGAAGAATTTTTCGTTAGCGGAGCAGGTGATGGTGATATTAAg ATATGGGGTTTGACCGTCCATTCTCTTCTCTACTCGTTTCCTGGTGAACACCCACGGTCtagtttctttaaaaatataggacaG GGCGTTACCCAATTACACGTGGACTCTGCGGGCCGATTGTTTTCATGCGGAGCAGATGGTTCGATGAAAGTTCGTCAACTGCCAGAACGCGATTGTGTAATACAAACGCTTTATTAG